DNA sequence from the Pedobacter sp. W3I1 genome:
CTATGAAATCTATTAGTTTATGTTTGTTGCACGAAATTAGCCAAACATGCACCTTACAGCGCATAATACAGAAGCAAGTTTGTCCTGTATTATAAATCAACACAACTATACAATAAAAAGTACCGCAAGAGTGCCTTTCTGTAACAGGAACGTTAGGCTAACGTTTTTCTTGATTTAAGGTTTTCGAATATTCCACAGGACTCATTCCTACCAGTTTTTTAAAGGAGTTATAAAAGGCACTCCGGGAAGAAAAACCTGCACTATAAGCCAATGCTTCCAGGGTGAAATTTTGCATAATCTCCGGGTTGCGAATACTGTCCTTAATCCAGTTTACCCGATACTGATTAATATAATCGATAAAGCTTTTATTGAAATAGCTGTTTAATACAACAGAAAGTTCATGACTGCTCAGGCCTATCTTTTGAGCCAGAGAATGGAGTCTGATATCTTTTTGCCTGAATAATTGATGTTTATTTACGTAGAGCTCCAATTTCCGCCCATGTTCTTCCAGGTCTCTGCTTCGCTCCTCAGGTTTTGAAAAATTTTTCTTGATGGATAAAAGTGTAGAAGCCTTAACATTCAACAAAGAAGCTACCAGCGCTAAAGGGAGGCGGTCTAAATAACCAGGATTAGTTTTAGCAAAATACAAATACCTTTCCTTTGCATTCCCCACACGGATAATATGCGCCCTTTGCTGCGCATCTTTATAATATTTCTCCAAAACAACCCTAAAGATATAATTGAGCTCGAAGTGATGTGCAAAAAGACGATTGAGTTCATCATTGTGTATGGCCAACAGGTCTGTATCCTCAACAGCTACCACATATTCCTGCGAATAACCCGATCCATGAAGGCCGGATATCGAACTTACAAAATCATTTTCAACTGAGATATAGGTGGTTATGTTTTGTTTATTATGAGTGCTGCAGCCCATTACGGCTCCTTTAACAATGAAATAGATGTATCCGCATACTTCGTTCTCATTAAACAGTATTTGGCCTTTTTTAATACTTAGCTTTAAGAGATGTTTCTCAAATTCTTCTTTCAATTTAATATCTACAGGATGTATTCTACTCAGCACATTCAGCACATACCCTACATCTTTATTTTCTGCTTTATAGTATTGCAAATGTTTTGACACCTTATATTGTTAATCATGTTATCACTTCATACCAAAGATTGGTGCACCTAAGCATTTTACTTACTTTGCCTTAACACAAAGTTTCCAATATATCGTAAATCAAAATTTCTGCTTAATGTCTATAATCTAAAAGACACTTACCGCAAAAAAGAAAGCTAAGAAACTTATGCAATGAAAGATAATTTGTCTTATATATTTTACAGTAAAGATGACATTTAGTGGTAAATAAGAAAACATAGTGTACAAAAAAGCCCCAGAAAATATTCTGAGGCCCTTCTTAATAATATTTTGGTCGCTTAAGCTTTATTTTTGGTTTCCTGAACTTCTAAACGGATGGCCTGGGCTAGGTTTTTCAAATCCTGCATACCTTTACGTATACGGGTCCCGGCTGCGCTGTTGCCTTTGTTATAAAATTTGTCTGCATCAGCTTCTAAAGCTGTCACTAAACTTTTTACTTCTTCGAATTTTTTCATCTTTAATTACTCCTATGGTTCTTTAAGGTTTTAGTTTTTAATTATCTACTCTAATTTAAAGGGTTTGATGAAATAAAAAAACTTTTAGAACAATAAAAAATAGCCTTCTACGC
Encoded proteins:
- a CDS encoding helix-turn-helix domain-containing protein, which produces MQYYKAENKDVGYVLNVLSRIHPVDIKLKEEFEKHLLKLSIKKGQILFNENEVCGYIYFIVKGAVMGCSTHNKQNITTYISVENDFVSSISGLHGSGYSQEYVVAVEDTDLLAIHNDELNRLFAHHFELNYIFRVVLEKYYKDAQQRAHIIRVGNAKERYLYFAKTNPGYLDRLPLALVASLLNVKASTLLSIKKNFSKPEERSRDLEEHGRKLELYVNKHQLFRQKDIRLHSLAQKIGLSSHELSVVLNSYFNKSFIDYINQYRVNWIKDSIRNPEIMQNFTLEALAYSAGFSSRSAFYNSFKKLVGMSPVEYSKTLNQEKR